From a region of the Thiorhodovibrio winogradskyi genome:
- the rsmI gene encoding 16S rRNA (cytidine(1402)-2'-O)-methyltransferase: MVSPPNQLDAAVRSGVLYVVATPIGNLGDLGARAAAILAGVDLIACEDTRHSRRLLDHLGLRKPLCAYHDHNEAQTYPRLLARLRAGESIALISDAGTPLISDPGFSLVRAARAQGVDVVPIPGPSALICALSAAGLPSDRFLFLGFAPRTSAARRAFFDQLAEEPGTLLFYETGKRLVATLEDSRAMLGERRQAVIARELTKRFETFLTGSLGDLHARVSADSEQQLGEFVLLIEGAGGGEGARQEREEARILDILCRELPTRQAAALTARITGGQRNRLYRAALTRQRSESQADDSSYP, translated from the coding sequence ATGGTCTCTCCGCCAAATCAGTTGGATGCGGCCGTTCGGTCTGGCGTACTATACGTGGTGGCCACGCCTATCGGCAATCTTGGCGACCTTGGTGCCCGCGCCGCCGCGATACTGGCCGGGGTGGATCTGATCGCCTGCGAGGACACACGCCACAGCCGTCGCCTGCTCGACCACCTGGGTCTCCGCAAGCCGCTGTGCGCCTATCATGATCATAACGAGGCACAGACCTATCCGCGCCTGCTCGCGCGTCTGCGGGCAGGGGAGAGCATTGCGCTGATCAGCGACGCTGGTACTCCGCTGATTAGCGATCCCGGCTTCAGTCTGGTGCGCGCAGCTCGTGCGCAAGGCGTCGATGTGGTTCCGATCCCGGGGCCAAGCGCGCTGATCTGTGCCCTCTCGGCCGCGGGTTTGCCAAGCGATCGTTTTTTGTTCCTCGGCTTTGCGCCACGTACCAGCGCCGCAAGGCGTGCTTTTTTTGACCAGCTTGCCGAGGAGCCGGGTACTCTGCTCTTCTACGAGACTGGCAAACGTCTAGTCGCAACCCTGGAGGACAGCCGCGCCATGCTCGGCGAGAGGCGCCAGGCTGTGATCGCGCGTGAGCTGACCAAACGCTTCGAGACGTTTTTAACCGGCTCGCTCGGCGACCTGCATGCGCGTGTCAGCGCGGACAGCGAACAGCAGCTCGGGGAGTTCGTGCTCCTGATCGAAGGGGCCGGTGGCGGTGAGGGCGCGCGGCAGGAGCGCGAGGAGGCGCGCATCCTCGATATCCTCTGTCGCGAGCTGCCCACCCGCCAGGCGGCTGCCTTAACCGCGCGCATCACGGGTGGTCAGCGCAACCGACTCTATCGCGCGGCCCTGACGCGCCAGCGGTCAGAGTCGCAAGCTGACGACTCTTCTTATCCCTGA
- a CDS encoding complex I subunit 5 family protein codes for MTATALLPLATLGSSLMTAVLIFLLPEQAVRTRTLLNLAAAVVKIVLVAWMALGLTAGQHYGLSFPVVDGLSFVLQVDKLGLAFAGLSSLLWLFTTIYAIGYLEGSPNRRRFFGFFSLCVASTMGVSLAGNLFTLLIFYELLTVSTYPLVAHRGTPQALAAASVYLRYTLSAGLALLLGMVALQVLGGDWRFGERTLLSGLDPAKRPLLIGLFWLLILGFGVKAALVPLHGWLPRAMVAPAPVSALLHAVAVVKAGAFGIVRLVYDVYGIGFAQSLGVLDGLVVIASVTIVYGSVRALTQQELKPRLAFSTVSQVSYIVLGIGLFGPLGTIAALAHLIHQGLMKVTLFFCAGNYAEELGIHRIDELDGVGRRMPLSSLAFTLGALGMIGLPPVVGFISKWLLGLGAVQAGKPWVIAVLVTSTLLNMAYFLPILHRLWFRPGPARGLGDWPGERKPGGLETSAWLLLPALATALLSLMAGMLAGLPFSPLQWATLVVRQEYLLP; via the coding sequence ATGACCGCCACCGCCCTGCTCCCCCTCGCCACCCTGGGCAGCTCGCTAATGACGGCGGTGCTGATCTTCCTGCTGCCCGAGCAGGCGGTGCGCACGCGCACCCTGCTGAATCTGGCCGCGGCGGTAGTGAAAATCGTCCTGGTCGCCTGGATGGCGTTGGGTTTGACCGCCGGACAGCACTACGGACTGTCCTTTCCCGTCGTTGATGGTCTGAGCTTTGTGTTGCAGGTTGACAAGCTTGGTCTCGCCTTCGCCGGGCTGTCATCGCTGCTGTGGCTGTTCACCACCATTTATGCCATCGGCTATCTGGAAGGTTCGCCCAATCGCCGGCGCTTTTTTGGGTTTTTCAGTCTGTGCGTCGCCAGCACCATGGGCGTGAGCCTGGCCGGGAATCTCTTTACCCTGCTGATTTTCTATGAGCTGCTGACCGTCTCCACCTATCCCCTGGTGGCTCATCGCGGCACACCACAGGCCCTGGCGGCGGCGAGCGTCTATCTGCGTTACACACTGAGTGCTGGCCTGGCGCTGCTGCTCGGCATGGTGGCCCTGCAGGTGCTGGGCGGGGACTGGCGTTTTGGGGAGCGGACCCTGCTCTCCGGCCTGGATCCGGCCAAACGCCCGCTGCTCATTGGCCTGTTTTGGCTGCTGATTCTTGGTTTTGGCGTCAAGGCGGCGCTGGTGCCGCTGCATGGCTGGCTGCCGCGCGCCATGGTCGCGCCGGCGCCGGTCAGCGCCCTGCTGCACGCGGTGGCCGTGGTCAAGGCGGGGGCCTTTGGCATTGTGCGCTTGGTCTATGATGTGTACGGTATCGGCTTCGCCCAGTCGCTCGGGGTGCTCGATGGTCTGGTGGTCATCGCCTCGGTCACCATTGTCTATGGCTCGGTGCGCGCCTTGACGCAACAGGAACTCAAGCCGCGCCTGGCGTTTTCCACCGTCAGTCAGGTGTCCTATATTGTGCTCGGCATCGGCCTGTTCGGGCCACTGGGCACCATCGCCGCGCTGGCGCATCTCATTCACCAGGGGCTGATGAAGGTCACGCTGTTTTTCTGCGCCGGCAATTATGCCGAGGAACTGGGCATTCACCGCATCGATGAACTCGACGGCGTCGGCCGGCGCATGCCACTGAGCAGCCTGGCCTTCACCCTGGGCGCACTGGGGATGATCGGCCTGCCGCCGGTGGTAGGCTTCATCAGCAAATGGCTGCTGGGTCTGGGGGCGGTGCAGGCCGGCAAGCCCTGGGTGATCGCGGTGCTGGTCACCAGCACCCTGCTGAACATGGCCTATTTTCTGCCCATTCTCCATCGGCTGTGGTTCCGCCCCGGTCCCGCGCGGGGCCTGGGCGACTGGCCCGGCGAGCGCAAGCCCGGAGGACTGGAAACCAGTGCCTGGCTGCTGCTACCGGCACTGGCCACGGCGCTGCTCAGCCTCATGGCCGGGATGCTGGCGGGCTTGCCCTTCAGCCCGTTGCAATGGGCGACCCTGGTGGTCCGACAGGAGTATCTGCTGCCATGA
- a CDS encoding PdaC/SigV domain-containing protein, with protein MFQAVTLATNGRPMAMLPLVFCTLAALPISAQSASFDCRKATTKVEHLICADAELGSLDGTLGDLYRRALGDAGAAAEALRTQQRDWLAERNGCDTNSCLVDAYRQRIAALSLRVDGPLGPIAERELPDGVEIVQRGPLVELKAKYPRLAGEDSATRKANRQIAASVREQLQDFRQNYLDFLDGNQGEHFGPPWAIEIDVAQTYTGQRFWTIDLTLYSYTGGAHGAFMHQALVFSRDQGESIPPAGLFRPDSPWLSRLAELSHADLSEREPFNADSDDDWLRNGTAPEAENYQVLLPLADGLKIIFGQYQIGPYALGIVDVLLGYDELAGVLNPRWFGD; from the coding sequence ATGTTTCAAGCAGTGACTCTTGCAACCAATGGCAGGCCAATGGCGATGCTGCCGCTGGTGTTTTGCACGCTAGCCGCGCTACCCATCTCCGCCCAGAGTGCCAGCTTCGATTGCCGCAAGGCAACCACCAAGGTCGAGCATTTGATCTGCGCCGATGCAGAGCTTGGCTCGCTTGACGGGACCCTGGGCGACCTCTATCGACGCGCGCTTGGCGATGCCGGCGCGGCCGCCGAGGCGCTGCGAACGCAGCAGCGCGACTGGCTGGCCGAACGCAACGGCTGCGACACGAACTCGTGCCTGGTGGACGCCTATCGCCAGCGCATCGCCGCTCTCAGTCTGCGTGTCGATGGACCCTTGGGGCCGATCGCGGAGCGCGAGTTGCCGGACGGTGTTGAAATTGTCCAACGCGGGCCACTCGTCGAGCTAAAGGCCAAGTATCCCCGGCTCGCAGGCGAGGACAGCGCCACCCGGAAGGCGAATCGCCAGATCGCCGCCAGCGTGCGCGAGCAGTTGCAGGATTTCAGGCAAAACTATCTGGACTTTCTCGATGGCAACCAGGGCGAGCATTTTGGTCCGCCCTGGGCGATTGAGATTGATGTTGCACAAACCTACACCGGGCAGCGCTTCTGGACCATCGATCTGACACTCTACAGCTATACCGGTGGCGCCCACGGTGCCTTTATGCATCAGGCGCTGGTGTTTAGCCGTGATCAGGGTGAGTCAATTCCGCCAGCCGGATTATTCCGCCCGGATAGCCCCTGGTTGTCACGGCTCGCGGAGCTAAGCCATGCCGACCTCTCCGAGCGCGAGCCATTCAATGCAGACAGCGACGACGATTGGCTCCGCAATGGCACCGCGCCTGAAGCAGAAAACTACCAGGTGTTGCTGCCACTGGCCGATGGGCTCAAGATCATTTTTGGTCAGTATCAGATCGGCCCCTATGCCCTTGGCATTGTTGATGTGCTGCTTGGCTATGATGAGCTGGCCGGGGTGCTGAATCCGCGCTGGTTCGGCGACTAG
- a CDS encoding penicillin-binding protein activator: MNPTLSVPRSIPKPRAALPRLAVGAIFIVLTGCATVPGGDDRPLLTGVPANALAEIESTAAAGDAVNAAEAYLKLAKESNAPARQALELRAAEAFYLGGQSQRALRTLGAIDSGRLTAGLRHQEQLIAARAALQSALPERTLTELNRLGAFGLPPESRIERLGMMAAAYRQSGDPVQAAAKLDEIDRMLGGSQQRLDNQVSLLLTLSVLDAAQLRELSQKGSGRLRAWAGLAELLSTANQADATVLGKYRGWRSRHGSLPVTEELPRAYYAALHGDYAPGTDVWVLLPRSGHFSGASMAIDRGLRHADEAQASGNRPRVKTANSTDDAEAAYERAVSNGADLVIGPLQKTAVNVLSSRQQLPVPTLALNRDNKGRSLPGTLYQFTLAPEDEAISAANYAWDSGLRSALLLYPQGPWGNRLAKAFREHWRSLGGNLAGETVYGATPASMGTGAETLLAPGKGDLIFLIATDDNAQSLWAKLKLANQRNLPVLATSHVYNGSGTDSLALTGLYFVDIPWLIGSSGPARAMPRLPPGAGGSNATLTRLAAMGIDSYRLAPRAHAMSLHPGHFLPGVSGGLSVDGSGRVLRTLALARFEAAGPVPVTHIEAARPPASKSADSTMSKSLIAQR, encoded by the coding sequence ATGAATCCTACCCTGTCCGTTCCCCGATCCATTCCCAAACCACGCGCGGCCCTGCCCAGGCTGGCCGTGGGTGCGATCTTCATTGTGCTGACCGGCTGCGCGACCGTGCCAGGCGGAGATGACCGGCCATTATTAACCGGAGTGCCCGCGAATGCACTGGCGGAAATCGAGTCAACCGCGGCGGCGGGCGATGCCGTGAATGCGGCCGAGGCCTACCTCAAGCTTGCCAAGGAGTCCAACGCACCCGCGCGCCAGGCGCTCGAGTTGCGCGCGGCCGAGGCCTTCTACCTGGGCGGCCAATCCCAGCGCGCCCTACGCACCCTGGGTGCCATTGATAGCGGCCGCCTCACTGCTGGTCTGCGCCACCAGGAGCAACTGATCGCCGCCCGCGCGGCCCTGCAGAGCGCCCTGCCCGAGCGCACTCTAACGGAGCTCAACCGGCTCGGCGCTTTCGGCCTGCCACCGGAGAGTCGCATCGAGCGCCTGGGCATGATGGCCGCAGCTTACCGCCAGAGTGGTGATCCCGTCCAGGCAGCGGCCAAGCTCGATGAAATTGATCGCATGCTCGGCGGCTCGCAGCAGCGTCTCGACAACCAAGTCTCGCTGCTATTGACCTTGTCGGTCCTGGACGCAGCGCAATTGCGAGAGCTCAGCCAAAAAGGCAGCGGACGCCTGCGCGCCTGGGCCGGTCTTGCGGAACTGCTCTCCACTGCCAACCAGGCCGATGCCACCGTCCTTGGCAAGTATCGCGGCTGGCGTTCGCGCCACGGCAGCTTGCCAGTCACCGAGGAATTGCCCCGCGCCTACTATGCCGCCCTGCACGGCGACTATGCGCCCGGCACGGACGTCTGGGTGCTGCTACCCCGCAGTGGTCACTTCAGCGGCGCCAGCATGGCCATCGACAGGGGCCTGCGCCATGCCGATGAGGCCCAGGCCAGCGGGAATCGTCCCCGCGTCAAGACCGCCAACAGCACCGATGATGCCGAAGCCGCCTATGAGCGAGCCGTGTCAAATGGCGCCGACCTGGTGATCGGGCCACTGCAAAAAACCGCCGTTAACGTGCTGAGCAGCCGCCAGCAACTGCCCGTGCCAACGCTGGCGCTGAATCGTGACAACAAGGGGCGCTCTCTGCCCGGGACGCTCTATCAGTTTACCCTGGCTCCGGAGGATGAAGCCATCAGCGCCGCCAATTATGCCTGGGACTCCGGGCTGCGCTCGGCTCTGCTGCTGTACCCTCAAGGCCCCTGGGGCAATCGTCTGGCCAAAGCCTTTCGTGAGCACTGGCGATCCCTCGGCGGCAACCTTGCCGGAGAGACTGTCTATGGCGCCACGCCGGCAAGCATGGGCACGGGGGCCGAGACCTTGCTCGCACCCGGCAAGGGCGATCTGATTTTCCTGATCGCGACCGATGACAATGCCCAAAGCCTGTGGGCCAAGCTCAAACTGGCCAACCAGCGCAACCTCCCGGTCCTCGCCACCTCCCATGTTTACAATGGCAGTGGAACGGATTCTCTCGCCCTGACCGGGCTCTATTTCGTTGACATTCCCTGGCTCATTGGTTCCAGCGGCCCGGCTCGCGCGATGCCGCGACTCCCACCAGGCGCGGGGGGCTCCAACGCGACGCTGACCCGCCTGGCCGCCATGGGCATTGACAGCTACCGACTGGCGCCGCGCGCCCACGCGATGAGTCTGCATCCTGGGCATTTCCTGCCCGGCGTCAGCGGCGGACTCAGCGTCGATGGCAGCGGACGCGTGCTGAGAACACTGGCCTTGGCGCGCTTCGAGGCGGCTGGACCCGTCCCGGTCACGCACATCGAAGCGGCGCGCCCACCTGCCTCCAAGAGCGCAGATTCCACAATGTCCAAGTCGCTCATTGCCCAAAGATGA
- a CDS encoding FAD-binding oxidoreductase — translation MSSVQQTQYPHPAPDRLPDRLRRALADIVGTDALLTDPADCWAYGYDNSRRQGQPGAVVFVHDAEQVRQLVRLCANEQLPVTARGLGTGTTGATVPERGGLVIAFERMNRLLEIDGANRLARVEPGLTNQRLQQALAAQGFFWPPDPTSAAVCTIGGNLAYNSAGPRAVKYGTPRENTLGLTAVTGTGELIRTGVNTTKGVVGYDLTRLLIGSEGTLGLIVGATLKLTPLTEDRRTLAATYRDIHAAATAVAAIMAQPVTPCALEFMDAAAIEMVREFSDLGLAPETGAMLMIEVDGPADCVDKSAAAVSAAARVPGLLELRTAADPADVAALWKTRKALSPALRHVAPKKINEDVVVPVSHMATFIDGLDQLSRRTGIRIVNFGHAGNGNIHVNLLVDPDDADELRRAQECLNAVFDLVVRLGGTLSGEHGVGLEKRDFVSRELDPAALRLMHAIKRQFDPAGILNPNKGLPQPCPPALSPSPDFQPPTSNA, via the coding sequence ATGTCATCAGTGCAACAAACACAGTATCCCCACCCAGCACCTGATCGGCTTCCTGATCGGCTTAGGCGCGCGCTGGCGGACATCGTCGGCACCGATGCGCTACTGACCGATCCCGCCGACTGCTGGGCCTATGGCTATGACAACAGCCGCCGTCAGGGTCAGCCGGGTGCCGTGGTTTTTGTGCATGATGCCGAGCAGGTGCGGCAATTGGTCCGACTCTGTGCGAACGAGCAGCTGCCAGTCACTGCGCGCGGTCTGGGCACAGGCACCACGGGTGCGACAGTGCCCGAGCGCGGCGGTCTGGTCATTGCTTTCGAGCGCATGAATCGCCTGCTCGAGATCGATGGCGCCAATCGCCTGGCCCGTGTCGAACCCGGGCTGACCAATCAACGGTTGCAGCAAGCGCTGGCGGCACAGGGGTTTTTCTGGCCGCCGGACCCGACCAGCGCGGCGGTCTGCACCATCGGCGGCAATCTCGCCTATAACTCCGCCGGACCGCGCGCGGTGAAGTACGGCACCCCACGCGAGAACACCCTGGGATTGACGGCGGTGACAGGGACCGGCGAACTCATCCGCACGGGCGTGAACACCACCAAGGGCGTGGTCGGCTATGACTTGACCCGGCTATTGATCGGCTCCGAGGGCACCCTGGGGCTGATTGTCGGCGCCACCCTGAAGCTCACCCCCCTGACCGAGGATCGCCGCACCCTGGCCGCAACCTACCGGGATATTCATGCCGCCGCCACCGCGGTCGCCGCCATCATGGCACAGCCGGTCACGCCCTGCGCATTGGAGTTCATGGACGCGGCCGCCATCGAGATGGTGCGCGAATTCTCCGACCTTGGCCTCGCGCCCGAGACCGGCGCCATGCTGATGATCGAGGTCGACGGACCGGCCGATTGTGTGGACAAATCCGCCGCCGCTGTCAGCGCCGCCGCGCGCGTGCCGGGCCTGCTGGAGCTGCGCACCGCCGCCGATCCGGCGGATGTGGCGGCGCTATGGAAAACGCGCAAGGCACTGTCGCCCGCGCTGCGTCACGTGGCGCCGAAAAAAATCAACGAGGATGTGGTGGTGCCCGTCTCCCACATGGCGACTTTCATCGACGGGCTCGACCAGCTTTCGCGACGCACTGGCATTCGAATTGTTAATTTTGGTCACGCTGGCAATGGCAACATCCATGTCAACCTGCTGGTCGACCCGGATGATGCCGACGAACTGCGCCGCGCCCAGGAATGCCTCAATGCGGTGTTTGACTTGGTGGTGCGCTTGGGCGGCACCCTGTCCGGCGAGCATGGCGTGGGCCTGGAGAAGCGTGATTTCGTCAGCCGCGAACTCGACCCGGCGGCCTTGCGGCTGATGCATGCCATCAAGCGGCAATTCGACCCGGCTGGCATTCTTAACCCGAACAAGGGCCTCCCCCAGCCCTGTCCCCCAGCCCTGTCCCCCAGCCCTGACTTCCAACCTCCAACTTCGAACGCCTGA
- a CDS encoding complex I subunit 5 family protein has product MTSLPLASLPLAPLLLITLLWPLLLGLRPLLVDVGRWKLQQLDWPWLTAAWPALALVVFGADGGLRLDAWLTGGRWELDGQRRLLLALTALLWALAAWYARGYLRAEQQQARAGDATSRARLLRFGAFWPLTLCGNLLLLVAEDIASFYLGFALMTFAAYPLVIHNGSRVARRGGFAYLIMALVGEALILAGLLWGAGSGHGNSLAITLTELRLTLARAESGVWIGLLLWLGFGVKAGVIGLHTWLPLAHPVAPTPASAVLSGAMIKAGLVGWLSTLPLGLTTADPAFRGLGLAMLGAGLAGAFAAALVGVVQRQPKTVLAYSSVSQMGLLAVLVSLGLLQPQHWPMLSAAVILFTAHHGLNKGALFLGVEISRRPPPWPSWLLWTLMALPALSLAGALGSGLVAKWAYKSALDSAGDKRLLFWSGLAAVGTTALMARTLWLQWQERQEPRRNPPAAMPLAWLICVLAGLSLPLWIGWHAVAPDLPPLTALPALLWPLALGLLLSLVLGWSLCRFAPQIALQLSRWLPAGDLWWPLAWCARGLLRAGRWTAQALANMQAAWVTFWVAREQAMLAALDQLIRAEGWLRRQLAMLLLALAGGLAALLLSYP; this is encoded by the coding sequence ATGACCAGCTTGCCGCTCGCCTCCCTGCCGCTGGCGCCCTTGTTGCTGATCACGCTCTTGTGGCCGCTGCTGCTGGGACTGCGGCCGCTGTTGGTCGACGTTGGGCGTTGGAAACTTCAACAGCTCGATTGGCCATGGCTCACCGCGGCCTGGCCGGCGCTCGCGCTGGTTGTCTTCGGCGCCGACGGCGGTTTGCGGCTCGATGCCTGGCTGACGGGCGGACGCTGGGAACTGGATGGGCAACGCCGCCTGTTGCTGGCCTTGACCGCCTTGCTGTGGGCGCTGGCCGCCTGGTACGCGCGGGGTTATTTGCGCGCCGAGCAGCAACAGGCACGCGCCGGCGATGCGACCAGTCGCGCGCGGCTGCTGCGCTTTGGCGCCTTCTGGCCACTGACCCTGTGCGGCAATCTGCTGCTGCTGGTGGCCGAGGATATCGCCAGCTTCTACCTGGGCTTCGCGCTCATGACCTTCGCGGCCTATCCGCTGGTGATCCACAATGGCAGTCGCGTGGCGCGCCGTGGTGGTTTCGCCTATCTGATCATGGCGCTAGTGGGCGAGGCCCTGATTCTGGCCGGTCTGCTGTGGGGCGCCGGCAGCGGCCATGGCAACAGTCTGGCGATCACACTGACCGAGTTGCGCCTGACATTGGCGCGGGCCGAGTCGGGGGTCTGGATCGGGCTGTTGCTGTGGCTCGGCTTTGGCGTCAAGGCCGGGGTCATCGGCCTGCACACTTGGCTGCCATTGGCCCATCCGGTCGCCCCGACGCCGGCCAGCGCGGTGCTGAGCGGCGCCATGATCAAGGCCGGTCTGGTCGGCTGGTTGAGCACCTTGCCGCTGGGGCTCACCACCGCCGATCCGGCCTTTCGCGGACTGGGGCTGGCGATGCTCGGCGCCGGTCTGGCCGGGGCCTTCGCCGCCGCCTTGGTCGGCGTGGTGCAGCGCCAGCCCAAGACGGTGCTAGCCTACTCCAGTGTCAGCCAGATGGGCCTGCTGGCGGTGCTGGTGTCCCTCGGGCTGTTGCAGCCACAACACTGGCCGATGCTTAGCGCGGCGGTGATCCTGTTCACCGCCCATCATGGCTTGAACAAGGGCGCGCTCTTTCTCGGAGTCGAGATCAGCCGGCGGCCACCGCCCTGGCCGAGCTGGCTGCTGTGGACGCTGATGGCGCTACCGGCGCTCTCCCTGGCCGGTGCCCTGGGTTCCGGGCTGGTGGCGAAATGGGCGTACAAATCCGCGCTCGATAGCGCGGGTGACAAGAGGCTGCTGTTCTGGTCGGGCCTGGCGGCAGTGGGGACGACGGCGCTGATGGCACGGACACTGTGGCTCCAATGGCAGGAGCGCCAGGAGCCGCGGCGGAATCCGCCCGCCGCCATGCCACTTGCCTGGCTGATCTGCGTGCTGGCCGGACTCAGCCTGCCGCTGTGGATTGGTTGGCACGCGGTCGCGCCCGACTTGCCGCCACTCACAGCCCTGCCCGCTCTGCTGTGGCCCCTGGCGCTGGGCCTGCTGTTGTCCCTGGTGCTGGGCTGGAGCCTCTGCCGCTTTGCCCCCCAGATCGCGCTTCAGTTAAGCCGTTGGCTGCCGGCGGGCGATCTCTGGTGGCCCCTGGCCTGGTGCGCGCGCGGTCTGCTGCGCGCTGGCCGCTGGACGGCCCAGGCGCTGGCCAACATGCAAGCGGCCTGGGTGACCTTCTGGGTCGCGCGTGAGCAAGCCATGCTAGCCGCGCTCGATCAGCTGATTCGTGCCGAGGGCTGGCTGCGCCGCCAGCTTGCCATGCTGTTGCTTGCCCTGGCCGGGGGACTCGCGGCCTTGCTGCTGTCGTATCCATGA
- a CDS encoding BON domain-containing protein, with amino-acid sequence MKPLVILLTLIMSLTLLSACAPMVVGGVALGGAVLHERRSAQTVLGDETIELQAIHYYHQNPDISEHSSISVTSYNYEALLTGQAESAAVSRRFAELIARLPKVTKVYNEVEIGPNISLTRKSQDTYLGSRAKLALADIKIPDFDPLRVKVVAENGVIYLMGLVTPEEAEATVEKVRRIPGVVRVVRIFNVISATNTVSPPST; translated from the coding sequence ATGAAACCTTTGGTTATCCTGCTGACCCTGATCATGAGCCTGACCTTGCTGTCCGCTTGCGCTCCCATGGTCGTCGGAGGCGTGGCCTTGGGCGGCGCCGTCCTGCATGAACGCCGCTCCGCGCAGACCGTGCTGGGTGATGAGACCATTGAACTGCAAGCCATTCATTACTATCACCAAAATCCGGATATTAGCGAACACAGCAGCATTTCGGTCACCAGCTACAACTATGAGGCACTGCTGACCGGCCAGGCCGAGAGCGCCGCTGTTTCGCGTCGCTTCGCCGAGCTCATCGCCCGACTGCCCAAGGTGACCAAGGTTTACAATGAGGTCGAAATCGGTCCGAACATCAGCCTGACGCGCAAGAGTCAGGATACCTATCTTGGTTCGCGCGCCAAGCTGGCACTGGCCGACATCAAGATCCCGGATTTCGACCCGCTGCGGGTGAAAGTAGTGGCCGAAAATGGCGTGATCTACCTGATGGGTCTGGTCACTCCGGAGGAGGCCGAGGCCACGGTGGAAAAGGTGCGACGCATTCCAGGTGTCGTGCGCGTGGTACGTATTTTCAATGTCATCAGTGCAACAAACACAGTATCCCCACCCAGCACCTGA
- a CDS encoding YraN family protein, whose amino-acid sequence MTASGGRQIHRAGAKSPRLGSETALARGQGYETLARQYLQTQGLEWIASNHRCRFGEIDLIMRDRQVLAFVEVRYRRSQRFGGAGASVDTRKQRKLIMTARHYLSHHPTDSACRFDVVAIEGQEVIHWIKGAFDASEQ is encoded by the coding sequence ATGACGGCGTCTGGCGGGAGGCAAATCCATCGCGCGGGTGCTAAGAGCCCGCGCCTCGGATCCGAGACAGCGCTGGCACGAGGCCAGGGCTACGAAACTCTGGCGCGGCAATATCTACAAACACAGGGACTTGAGTGGATTGCCTCCAATCACAGGTGCCGCTTCGGTGAGATTGATCTCATCATGCGCGACCGCCAGGTGCTGGCATTTGTCGAGGTCCGCTACCGCCGGTCGCAGCGCTTTGGCGGCGCCGGCGCCAGCGTGGATACGCGCAAGCAGCGCAAGCTCATCATGACCGCGCGGCACTATCTGAGCCACCATCCGACTGACAGCGCCTGCCGTTTCGATGTGGTGGCCATCGAGGGTCAGGAAGTGATTCATTGGATCAAGGGAGCTTTCGATGCGTCCGAGCAATAA